GCGCGATTTTTTCCAGCAGACGCGTGAGATCCTCCGCAATGGTGTACTGCTCGCCGCTGTGAACGTCGGTAATTATTCCCTCCAGGCCGTAACGGCACGCCTGGAAACGGTTGAACTTATACAGCAGGTAATCCTGCGGTTGGTGCTTAAAGGGGCGCTCCGCCAGCAGCCAGTGCGATACCGCCTGAATAAGCCCGGCAATATTAACGGCGTGGGAAAGCGTCAGCGGCGTGTCCATCACCCGCACCTCAACCGTGCCAAAATTGGGGCTGGGGCGAATATCCCAGTGCAGATCTTTAATGCTCTCAATCATCGAGGTGTAGCTTAAGCGGCGAAACAGACCGGTAAACTCCTGCCAGTTCGCCACCCACGGCATCGGGCCATTATCCGGAAAGGCGGAGAAAAGATTGAGGCGCGACGAGGCGTAGCGGGTGTCGGTGCCCTGGCTGTAGGGCGAAGCGGCGCTGAGCGCAATAAAGTGCGGGACAAAGCGGGAAAGGCCATGCAGCAAATAGATGGCGTCGTCGCCATTTGCGCAGCCGACGTGCACATGCTGGCCAAATACTGTCGCCTGCTGCATCAAATAACCGAACATCTCCACCGTGCGGGCATAGCGCTCATCCTCGCACACCAACTGGCGCTGCCATTTCTGGAACGGATGTGTGCCGCCGCCGCAAATCTGTACGTGATGCGCCGACGCGGTTTGCAAAATTATCTGTTGCATGGCAGAAAACTGGTGCGCTGCCTGATGGATGTCGCGGCAAACGCCGGTGGCGATCTCCAGCATACTTTCGGTGATATCGTGCTTCACTTCACCACCTGTCACCTGGCTTTTCATCGCCTCTATCAACCGGGATGAGTCCTGGCTTAAATCGTAGCCCGGTGGGTTAACCACCTGTAATTCCACCTCAATACCGAGGGTCAGCGGATCCGAAACATGAAAATCGGCTAGTGGCATAGTCGTCCCTTATGAAATGAGTTTCCATTATTATGGAAGTGAATGACTGATCCTTCCTCTTTTGCCGCCGCATGCATGACCCGTATTGAAGCGATTGCTTATGATTTATGCATGATCATGAAAAGATTTAATAAATAGTCGCACATGAAAATAATATCGCTATGAAATCACTATTCTCCCGATTTAATGGTGCATTTTTGCAACATTTTTCCCGAAATGGGTGCGCTTACTGCCGTGAACTATATAAAGCTGTTATCCGTAACACCGCATAATGCCCTGAGTAATAACCCTTTCTGATATTTTCTGCGTCTGAATGCGATAAATTCTTGTTTATTCGGCTGGTATGTATCTTGCCTGTTAAATGTCTCATTTATTTAACAGGGACACTGGGATGCTTAATCAATCTTTTTGGCGTAAACACCGTATTGCGGCCGCGATTGGCGCACTGGCGCTGGCAGGGGGATTGCAGGCGCAGGCCTCAACATTGCGTATCGCCATGACCGCAGCGGATATCCCGTTAACGCTGGGCCAGCCTGATCAGGGCTTTGAAGGCAATCGCTTTACCGGTATTCCGTTATATGACTCGCTGGTGGAGTGGGATCTGTCGCAAGGCGAAAAACCGAGCGGGCTGGTGCCAGGGCTGGCAACCGAATGGCATGTCGATCCGCAAAATCAGAGCCGCTGGATCTTCACGCTGCGCCCTGGCGTGAAATTTCACGACGGCACGGAAGTGAATGCCGACGCCATTGTCTGGAACGTGGGCAAAGTGCTGGATAAAGCCGCGCCGCAATATGCGCCGGGGCAAATCGGCAACACCTTATCGCGTATGCCGACGCTGACCGGCGCTGAAAAGATTGACGATCACACGGTCGCGCTCACCACCTCAGAGCCGGATGCACTGCTGCCGTACAACATTACTAACCTGTTTATTGTCTCGCCGACGGCGTGGCAGAAAATCTATGACGCGGTTCCGGCTTCGGCAGGCGATACCGCCGCACGCAGCAAACAAGCGTGGACCACTTTTGCCTCGCAGGCCGTCGGCAGCGGGCCATTCAAGCTGGAAAAACTGGTGCCGCGCCAGCAGTTGATCCTCGATAAGAACCCGGATTACTGGAATAAAGACCGCATTCCGCGCGTCGATAAAGTGGTGCTGATCCCGCTACCGGAGGCCAACGCGCGCACCGCTGCGCTGCTGTCGAAGCAGGTGGACTGGATTGAAGCGCCAGCGCCGGATGCGGTCGATCAGATCAAAGCGCAGGGGTTTAAAATCTACGCCAACACCCAGCCGCACCTCTGGCCGTGGCAGTTCTCATTCCTGGAAGGTTCGCCGTGGCGCGACATTCGCGTGCGCAAAGCCGCCAACCTCTGCCTCAACCGTGCTGAGCTGAAAAGCTATCTCGGCGGTTATATGTCCGAAGCGACCGGAGTGTATGAAGAGGGCAACCCGTGGCGCGGCAAACCGACATTCCAGATCAAATACGATCCCGATACCGCACGTAAGTTAATGACGGAAGCGGGCTACAGCGAAAGCAAACCGCTGCACGTTACCGTGGCGACGTCCGCCTCGGGTTCCGGCCAGATGCAGCCGCTGCCGATGAATGAGTACATCCAGCAGAGCCTGAAAAGCTGCTACTTCAACGTCGATATCAAGGTCAACGAGTGGAATACGCTGTTCACCAACTGGCGTTTAGGGGCGAAAGATCCGTCCGCGCAGGGGGTTAACGCCATCAACGTCAGCGCTGCGGTGACCGACCCGTACTTCGGCATGATCCGCTTCTCTACCGCAAAAGCTTTCCCACCAACCGCCACCAACTGGGGTTACTTCACCACGCCGGAAACCGAAAAACTGGCGGCTGCCGTCAAACACGCTTTCACCCCGGCCGAGATGGATAAAGCCGCCGGTGAGCTGCATGCCGCGCTGGTGGATCAGGTGCCGTTCCTGTTTGTGGCGCACGACGTTGGCCCGCGCGCCATCTCCCCGGCGGTGACCGGCGTGGTGCAACCGCAGAGCTGGTTTATTGATTTAAGTCTGGTGAGCAAGAAAGAGTAACCGAGGAGGGGCCATGATCAGCACACTTTTTTACCGCGTTTTGCTGGCTATTCCGACCATGTTAGGGGTAGCAGTAATCTGTTTTCTGCTGGTGCAAATCGCGCCGGGCGATCCGCTGGTATCGGTGATGCCGCCGGATGCGTCCGAAGCGATGCGCCAGACGCTGATGCAGGCCTACGGTTTTGACAAGCCGCTACCGGTGCAGTTTGTGCACTGGCTGTGGCGGGCGCTGCATGGCGATCTGGGCATGTCGATCGCCACCGGGCGTCCGGTAATGAGCGAGGTGATGACCGCCGTCACGTACTCGTTGCGCCTTGCGCTGCTGGCAACACTGATTGGCTTTGTGCTCGGCAGCCTGTTTGGTTTTGTCGCGGGCTACTTTCGCAACAGCATTATCGATCGTATCGCCTCGCTGCTATCGGTTTTCGGCGTCAGCGTGCCGCACTACTGGCTCGGCATGCTGCTGGTGATTGTATTCTGCGTCAAATTCGCGTTGCTGCCCGCCACCGGCGGCGGGCCGATTGGCGAAACCGGCTGGCAGTGGGACTGGGCGCACCTGCAATTTATGCTGCTGCCCGCCGTCACGCTGTCGGTGATCCCCACTGGCATTATCGCCCGCACCGTGCGTTCGCAGGTGGCGGATATCCTGAGCCAGGAGTTCATCGTCGGGCTGCGCGCCCGCGGCCTCAATGAATCACGCATCTTTCTGCATGTGGTGAAAAACGCCGCGCCGACCGCGCTGGCGGTCATGGGCTTGCAGGTTGGCTACCTGATGGGCGGCTCGATTCTGGTCGAAACGGTCTTTTCATGGCCCGGCACCGGGCTGCTGCTCAATACCGCCATCTTCCAGCGCGACCTGCCGCTCTTGCAGGGGACGATCTGGGTGCTGGCGCTGTTCTTCGTGCTGCTCAATCTGCTGGTGGATGTGCTGCAAACCTCTCTCGATCCGCGCATTAAGAGGAGCTAACGATGGTGGATAGCGTAACGCCAAAAATCAACGTTGCCGCCGCGCCGGTTGCGGCGACGCAGGGCTACTGGCGCGGTGTGGGTGCGCGGTTATTGCGCGATCCCATGGGTGTGGTAGTCGGAAGCATTATTCTGCTGTTGCTGCTGATGGCACTGTTCGGGCCGTGGCTGATCCTCAAAGATCCTTACCAGACCTCCATGTTTCTGCGCCTGAAACCGATCGGCACCGACGGATTCCCGCTCGGTTCCGATGAGCTGGGGCGCGACATGCTCTCA
The Kosakonia oryzae genome window above contains:
- a CDS encoding YbdK family carboxylate-amine ligase, with protein sequence MPLADFHVSDPLTLGIEVELQVVNPPGYDLSQDSSRLIEAMKSQVTGGEVKHDITESMLEIATGVCRDIHQAAHQFSAMQQIILQTASAHHVQICGGGTHPFQKWQRQLVCEDERYARTVEMFGYLMQQATVFGQHVHVGCANGDDAIYLLHGLSRFVPHFIALSAASPYSQGTDTRYASSRLNLFSAFPDNGPMPWVANWQEFTGLFRRLSYTSMIESIKDLHWDIRPSPNFGTVEVRVMDTPLTLSHAVNIAGLIQAVSHWLLAERPFKHQPQDYLLYKFNRFQACRYGLEGIITDVHSGEQYTIAEDLTRLLEKIAPWADKLHAGSALDELAARVKRGKNEAQLMRDFVADGGSLIGLVQKHAEIWAAG
- a CDS encoding ABC transporter substrate-binding protein — protein: MLNQSFWRKHRIAAAIGALALAGGLQAQASTLRIAMTAADIPLTLGQPDQGFEGNRFTGIPLYDSLVEWDLSQGEKPSGLVPGLATEWHVDPQNQSRWIFTLRPGVKFHDGTEVNADAIVWNVGKVLDKAAPQYAPGQIGNTLSRMPTLTGAEKIDDHTVALTTSEPDALLPYNITNLFIVSPTAWQKIYDAVPASAGDTAARSKQAWTTFASQAVGSGPFKLEKLVPRQQLILDKNPDYWNKDRIPRVDKVVLIPLPEANARTAALLSKQVDWIEAPAPDAVDQIKAQGFKIYANTQPHLWPWQFSFLEGSPWRDIRVRKAANLCLNRAELKSYLGGYMSEATGVYEEGNPWRGKPTFQIKYDPDTARKLMTEAGYSESKPLHVTVATSASGSGQMQPLPMNEYIQQSLKSCYFNVDIKVNEWNTLFTNWRLGAKDPSAQGVNAINVSAAVTDPYFGMIRFSTAKAFPPTATNWGYFTTPETEKLAAAVKHAFTPAEMDKAAGELHAALVDQVPFLFVAHDVGPRAISPAVTGVVQPQSWFIDLSLVSKKE
- a CDS encoding ABC transporter permease, translated to MISTLFYRVLLAIPTMLGVAVICFLLVQIAPGDPLVSVMPPDASEAMRQTLMQAYGFDKPLPVQFVHWLWRALHGDLGMSIATGRPVMSEVMTAVTYSLRLALLATLIGFVLGSLFGFVAGYFRNSIIDRIASLLSVFGVSVPHYWLGMLLVIVFCVKFALLPATGGGPIGETGWQWDWAHLQFMLLPAVTLSVIPTGIIARTVRSQVADILSQEFIVGLRARGLNESRIFLHVVKNAAPTALAVMGLQVGYLMGGSILVETVFSWPGTGLLLNTAIFQRDLPLLQGTIWVLALFFVLLNLLVDVLQTSLDPRIKRS